DNA sequence from the Dreissena polymorpha isolate Duluth1 chromosome 3, UMN_Dpol_1.0, whole genome shotgun sequence genome:
GTAgcattatatataataaagttgGCTTAATTGACTTGCAGCGTTCGTACAGTAACCAAGATACGGTTCATTGTAGATCTAGCTATAAGAAAGTTTGAATGTATTGGCTTGCAGCGTGCACAGTTGCGGCCGACTGCACGGCTCTGGACTCCAACTCGGAATGTGCTGGAAATCCGCTCGTATGTGCGTGCAAATCTACCCATCTGCTGGGCTTGGAAGGAAAATGCTCTCTTAGTAATTAGTTGGATTAAAACAGATAGCATTTAATATAAAGTTTACTTTTAAGTTCGCAGGATTACGTATGAAACGAAAAGTCAAAAAGGAAGCCTGAAGCATACGACTTATTTTTATGTAACGGACTTGTAATTAAgactttttttgtaaattaagcCGAAACAATTCGATTAAACTTGTCATACAAAGGTCAAAATTAACGAACTGTAGTAATCTGGGAATGTAATGAAAAAAATGACCAATATACACTGGATCTTGAAAGACGTGTTAAAACGTCATAATAGAGTCGAGTGCATGTTATTTTATCTCAATTCTAATTTCTTAACAAAATGCATTTACGTCATTGAATGTATTTCGAGACTACTgtttaataaaattgatattccttAATGAAGAATGCGCCGCCGATACAACCTGTACAGCTGCTGATGCCAACTCAATGTGTACTGGAACCACCGATGGCACAGACAGATGCAAATGTAAGACCGGGTATAGCCTCGGGAGTGACGGAAAATGTACAAGTAAGTTCTGTTTCTTAAAATGTATACTGCCAAAAACTGCCTGTGTTAATAAATAGTCAAACAGTTAAAAATGCTTCCTGTGTAATAGTTGCCGCAGTCTAGTTGCACTAATTTGCCATATTAAGAACTTTTCTCAAACAGAACTAGTTCCTACTCTCTAGGCATTAACATTTATAACAAGACGATTTCAGAGATGCATAACAATATCTAAGAATATTGAGATATCATAAGGGGCATGCTTcaaataagtaaaatataaaatacagcgaaaacttttttttttatagtttatatgATTACGGTCCCACCACAGATAATATGAAATGTTCTAACAAATTGGTTATACGTATACAGATGTATCATGATCATTCTCTTCTTGGATGGGATTTTAACACTATAGATATAATTTAGATAAATTGAACCGACGATCAGATACAAATAACAAATGTTATATATGGCGTTTAAAAATCAACTTGATTGAGTTTACACATGGCATTCAGACACGTTATGTCGATTACATGTATGCAATAATTAATTTTTCATCACATTGCAAATTGTCTCGCACATTGCATCATTTCACCAAGGTTCAAGACGGACCACTAAATATTACCAATTCAAATCGATTTATATTCTAATTGCAGATGTCCGtggtattttaaaatgaaaaagctCATATATACTATTTGAACATGAAAATGGAACCAAATTATGCCGATGGTggtttaaaatgttacatgttgACCTCTTAAAATTCTTCGGCGCaagttgtgtaaaaaaaattatatttcaaccAGATTCAAAACTAGtcagaatataaatatatatatatatatatataacgacaTGCTACGTAATTATgccaaaaatgttgatttttgtaTTTCTTAGGCAAAAAAGAAGAAATaccaatacaaaaaaaaattatattgaataattattgtgGACGGAGCGAAAATAAAACTTACTTTGTAAAAAATGGTTCGAAAGaggtattcaatatattgaacacATATATGACGTACAGGAAAGAAAAATGTACAGTtgtcaatatataattattttttatgaaaaagttAACGAAAACATTATACAATTCCTAAAAATCGTCACACTTATGTCTGTTGAAAAGAAAagtaaattaaaagaaaactatataaattatttcaaaaacgCAGTACGTGCATAACGAAATGACAGAACAAACAACAGATTGCGAACTAAGCTAATCAAACCTTATTTCGTCATTACAGACGTTGTAAATTGCGTTGTAGTATTATTGgctaaatatgttatattataaggggtcttttcacagattttggcatgttttgaagtttgtcattaaatgctttatattgataaatgtaaacattgggtcttaaaaatctccagtaaaaaaaaacaagaatacaaataaaataaaaaaaaaacataatcctcaacggggctcgaaccactgaccccctggagccatggagcgaAAGTCaaccgctctatccactagactaACAGCTATCATTACATAAGCAACgtatttttcactttatatatgcaatcctcgtagtatcaaaaatacaacaacaacagaattctccaaagtattcaatcgtttcgcgttgcaacgcccgataattttcaggtttttaaatcgtcaaaagatacacaATGGttttttagagcatagtaaatgttcagtattactgtttcctcacaaatatcataacttcaaggaaaattagcgaatctgaaacaatttttttcaattttgtcaatttaccaaagcgtgaaaaggcccctttaaaatgcaAACAGAAAAAAAACCTCCACCACTAAAAGATGCCTTTGTATCCGTTTAAAAACACATAATGAAACTCGAAAAATAGTCTTGACAACGCAAAGTAACTTTAATAATATCATACACGCTGTGCGCATTTTATGCTTAATTTACACGCCTACCTTAGTCAGTCTTTAAATGTACTCTTTGCCATAAGAACTCATACTATAAAGCAACACTCACTCTTGTTgtattgttttaagtatttttgtCCATACTACCTTTACTTGCGTAATGTTATTTCATATTGGTTAATATATAAATCGTTTATAAATTTGACACGGATCTAAACATATTTTACTTACACCAACTAAAGTCTTAATAGATGTTATGtaccataataaatattaaaatacttcGTGAAACTAATATacttattttgtgtagtttaaacaaaatataaactacTTTATATGAAGCATATTATATGTTTAACGATGAAAAATAACGAACTGCCAAAATGTTCATACAAATTTGACTAAAATGACACGTTTTAAGTTTAACAAGATTTCACTTGGAAATCACAGTCATGTTTTTGAGGAACTAGACCAATTTATAAAATATGACGACTGCTCGAAAACTAGTTTTTATAGAATTTCGTCATCCACTTTAGGTACACACATTTGTGTAATTGCAATGTATGTACGTTATCTGTTACAGCTCTGGGTAAAGTCTGCACCACGGCTGGATCGGAGTGTGCCTCTTTAACAAACAGCTATTGCGACGCCGCGGCACTAACATGCAAGTGTCCTGCGTATATGACGTCAGGGACCTCCACCTGTACCGCAAAAAGTTCGTATCGACTTTAAAATGCtgaattgttttttatgtaattcaTACTCTCTTGCAAATTTATGCTTAAACAATGACCGTAAAAGGAGAAAACCCTTTTTAATCAGAGCAAAAATAAGAAATCGTAAAATTTTAAAAGGAATATATAATAAAGCTTTTTAAgtcatttgtttttaactttAGTGATCGGCTGTACAGTAACTAAATAACGTTTAATATGTAgcattatatataataaagttgGCTTAATTGACTTGCAGCGTGCGTACAGTAACCAAGATACGGTTCATTGTAGATCTCGCTATAAGAAAGTTTGAATTTATTGGCTTGCAGCGTGCACAGTTGCGACGGTTGCGGCCGACTGCACGGCTCTGGACTCCAACTCGGAATGTGCTGGAACGAGCGCGCTCGCATGTGCGTGCAAATCTACCCATCTGCTGGGCAACGAAGGGAAATGCTCCCTAAGTACGTAGTTTGAAGAAAAACAGATAGCATTTAATAAAAGATATTGTATTATTAAGTTAATAATGGGTTAGGATTTCGCAGGATTACGTATGAAATGAAAGCTAAAATAGAAAGCCACATGAACACGACTTCTTTTTATGAAACTGCCATTTAAAAACGATTTTTGTAAATAAAGCCGAAATAATGCGATTCGACTTCTTATAGCATGGATCTCGAAAGTCGTGTTAGACATCATATTAGAATTGAttcaatgttaatttatatgtattcTAATTTTTCTTAACACAGTACATAAATTCATTCAAGAACACTACTTAACAGCATTAATTGTTCTTTATAAAAGAATGCCAAGCCGACGCAACGTGTACAGCTAACGATGCCAACTCGAAATGTTCCGGCACCGCTACAACAGACAAATGCCAGTGCAACACTGGGTATAAACTCGGGACTGATGGAAAATGTGCTAAATCCAGTAAGTTTTGTTTCTTAGAAAGCGTTATCCAAGATCGTATTCCTTTGTAAATATGACATTATATACATCATTCATAAGGAACTAAGATAACATTTGGTATTATAGATCACTTCACTGTTGTTTCCTATTTGTTGATATAGAAACTCAACTCATGGACAAACTGTATTTCATTGGAATGTATTCTTGTGTTCCACGCATGTATCATTTACAAATTAACGATTTTAACTTATGTGTTCGTATATTGTGCTTCAAAACTGCACGATGGTAACTTTCCTTTCTACAAAATGATCGTTCTTATTTGGCATTAAAAGCACGAGCATAAAACTGCGCGTTTTCTAACCATAATATGGATCCGTCCTTGTGCCCCATATAACACACGCAAACTCTTTTTAAACCAGTTTCGTAATTGGTATGTTAATATATGAACTCACTTTGTACATTTACCGTGATCTGCTGTTTTTTCGGTAATTTTACAGACGCAGCTGGTGTTTTCGCATCGATGGCCCTTCTTCTGATCTGTTTTCTGACAACAAAGTTCTAAATGAAACGGACgccacacacacaaaactactgtTACATTTCAACAGAATTGCTTCTTAAAATAATCTTCATTATTACTCCTgatcttaaaatgaaatattgtaaCGGGTAGGCTAAATCGAGCGTATTAAAAATGTACGTATCG
Encoded proteins:
- the LOC127874116 gene encoding epidermal growth factor-like protein, translating into MAFQTIFVFVAAVCLVLSVNAAVTIGTTACTLPAGSECTDGSYCEAATLKCKCPAYKTATTTSCTDKACTAGTVAADCTALDSNTECASSVCACKSTHLLGLEGKCSLPLGKVCTTAGSECSSVANSLCDAAALTCKCPAYMTTSTTACTAKTCTVAADCTALDSNSECAGNPLVCACKSTHLLGLEGKCSLKCAADTTCTAADANSMCTGTTDGTDRCKCKTGYSLGSDGKCTTLGKVCTTAGSECASLTNSYCDAAALTCKCPAYMTSGTSTCTAKTCTVATVAADCTALDSNSECAGTSALACACKSTHLLGNEGKCSLKCQADATCTANDANSKCSGTATTDKCQCNTGYKLGTDGKCAKSNAAGVFASMALLLICFLTTKF